A region of Campylobacter armoricus DNA encodes the following proteins:
- a CDS encoding class I SAM-dependent methyltransferase, with the protein MFLYQYFKNPKQIGAFCASSKKLSKLITSHVYNAKNIVEIGPGTGSFTRYILKQKNHNANFFAIEINPQMAKKLKQNIKNIDIEIQSAEFLSSMLEKRSIGKADLIISGIPWAMLKEKEQNILLNSIHSSLEKDGCFATFAYILPTLKGKTFKKKLFATFSKVEISPIIWQNFPPAFVYFCTK; encoded by the coding sequence ATGTTTTTATATCAATATTTCAAAAATCCAAAACAAATAGGTGCTTTTTGCGCTAGTTCAAAAAAACTTAGCAAACTTATAACTTCCCATGTTTATAATGCTAAAAACATTGTCGAAATAGGACCTGGCACTGGAAGTTTTACCCGATATATACTTAAACAAAAAAATCATAATGCTAATTTTTTTGCTATAGAAATTAATCCTCAAATGGCTAAAAAGCTAAAACAGAATATAAAAAATATTGATATAGAAATACAATCGGCTGAATTTTTATCAAGTATGCTAGAAAAACGCTCTATAGGCAAAGCAGACTTAATAATATCAGGAATCCCTTGGGCAATGTTAAAAGAAAAAGAACAAAATATTTTACTAAATTCTATTCATAGTTCGCTAGAGAAAGATGGTTGTTTTGCGACCTTTGCATATATTTTACCCACTCTAAAAGGAAAAACTTTTAAAAAAAAGCTTTTTGCTACTTTTAGCAAGGTAGAAATTTCGCCTATTATTTGGCAAAATTTTCCACCTGCTTTTGTATATTTTTGCACTAAATAA
- the purD gene encoding phosphoribosylamine--glycine ligase → MKILILGSGAREYSIALALQNTNENIEFYFAPGNGATATIGTNLNMKDPKVITAYAKASEIDLCIVGSENFLAEGIVDLFKENNIAIFGPTKAAAMLEASKSYMKSFLKKYKIKTAKFLNTTDYEKAKKFIMSLTPPIVVKADGLCAGKGVIIAQTYEEALEATKNMLSGESFGEAGKIVVIEEYLDGFELSIFAVCDGKDFILLPAAQDHKRLLDGDKGPNTGGMGAYAPSILASNGLLEQVKKDIIAPTLRGMQQEDSEFVGVLFIGLMVVNNKPYVLEYNVRFGDPECEVLMPLIDNPLDLFLACVNKNLANTKIHIKNEFAVGVVCASKNYPYKDSPKALIDIGEIPQNSHISYAGVSLENNKLYASGGRVLVCVGTGKSIEEAQKNAYMLCENVHFKGKQYRKDIAFQVLK, encoded by the coding sequence ATGAAAATTTTAATTTTAGGAAGTGGTGCAAGAGAATACTCAATCGCTTTAGCTCTCCAAAATACGAATGAAAATATAGAATTTTATTTTGCTCCAGGTAATGGTGCAACTGCTACAATAGGAACTAACCTTAATATGAAAGATCCAAAAGTAATCACAGCTTATGCAAAAGCCTCTGAAATAGATCTTTGCATAGTAGGGAGTGAAAACTTTTTAGCAGAGGGCATAGTAGATCTTTTTAAAGAAAATAATATTGCTATTTTTGGGCCTACTAAAGCTGCTGCTATGCTTGAAGCTTCAAAATCTTATATGAAGAGTTTTTTAAAAAAATACAAAATAAAAACAGCTAAATTTTTAAATACAACTGATTATGAAAAAGCTAAAAAATTTATTATGAGTTTAACTCCTCCTATAGTTGTAAAGGCAGATGGTTTGTGTGCTGGAAAAGGTGTGATTATAGCACAAACTTATGAAGAAGCTTTAGAGGCTACTAAAAATATGCTTAGCGGTGAAAGCTTCGGAGAAGCTGGAAAAATAGTAGTTATAGAAGAATATCTTGATGGGTTTGAATTAAGCATATTTGCAGTATGTGATGGCAAAGATTTTATTTTACTTCCTGCTGCACAAGATCATAAAAGATTATTAGATGGTGATAAAGGGCCAAATACTGGAGGAATGGGAGCTTATGCTCCAAGTATTTTAGCTAGTAATGGTTTATTAGAACAGGTAAAAAAAGATATTATAGCACCAACTCTTAGAGGTATGCAACAAGAAGATAGTGAATTTGTAGGTGTTTTGTTTATAGGGTTAATGGTGGTAAATAATAAACCTTATGTATTAGAATATAATGTTAGATTTGGTGATCCTGAATGTGAAGTTTTAATGCCATTGATTGATAATCCTTTGGATTTATTTTTGGCTTGTGTCAATAAAAATCTTGCTAATACAAAAATCCATATTAAAAATGAATTTGCAGTAGGTGTGGTTTGTGCAAGTAAAAATTATCCTTATAAAGATTCTCCTAAAGCATTAATTGACATAGGAGAAATTCCGCAAAATTCTCATATCTCTTACGCTGGGGTAAGTTTAGAAAATAACAAGCTATATGCTAGCGGTGGTCGTGTATTAGTTTGTGTAGGAACTGGAAAAAGCATCGAAGAAGCACAAAAAAATGCTTATATGCTTTGTGAAAATGTTCATTTTAAAGGAAAACAATATAGAAAAGACATCGCTTTTCAGGTTCTTAAATGA
- a CDS encoding RDD family protein, translating into MNNQELFDKLEKEEIKLASFRKRLLAYVIDSFIILCIVSIILFDKFTSMQTYDEIHNLLVRFAGGILILQFSYHMIFTYLYGATLGKIVFKIMVIDQNILDKPNFSQSALRAGVRQISDMFYGLGFAWALSNIVLKTWHDYAAKTVVIDLA; encoded by the coding sequence ATGAACAATCAAGAATTGTTTGATAAGCTAGAAAAAGAAGAGATAAAACTAGCAAGTTTTAGAAAAAGACTTTTAGCTTATGTTATCGATAGTTTTATAATACTATGTATAGTGAGTATTATATTATTTGATAAATTTACTTCTATGCAAACTTATGATGAAATTCATAATCTCTTAGTGCGTTTTGCTGGCGGGATTTTGATTTTGCAATTTAGTTATCATATGATATTTACTTATTTATATGGCGCTACACTGGGAAAAATAGTATTTAAAATTATGGTTATAGATCAAAATATTTTGGATAAACCAAATTTTTCACAGAGTGCTTTAAGAGCAGGCGTGAGGCAAATAAGTGATATGTTTTATGGTTTAGGTTTTGCTTGGGCTTTGAGCAATATAGTTTTAAAAACTTGGCACGATTATGCTGCTAAAACCGTGGTGATTGATCTTGCGTAA
- a CDS encoding LPS-assembly protein LptD: MLRKIFLSLACIGSLYASKVDIYALDVIKNKNIINAKNNVVVISDLYLITASEAKFNETTKDLELFGDVNILRGQKERTHSSYTKINLKDNSTSFKNLFFSNNDLEVWMQCHQANLDDKFIITEKSIVSSCNVENPDWEIRFNEGKLNKESNFLHLYNARLYVKNTPIMYLPYFGFSVDTKRKSGLLIPEIVLKQSEGLYYNQPIYYVIDDNADIQFEPQIRTKRGYGLYSTLRFIDSPNSQGEISGGIFGEKSSYKRDENLKNKEHYGIEIKYSSEALFKSLLSDEFQEGLWVDATYLNDVDYMNLSSRANTEASLVTSKINYFLSDNDNYYGAYAKYYIDTSKISNKDTMQEYPSFQYHRYLNGFFDNYIQYSLDTSFHRYYRHTGIYAKTLDFDLPIMYHTSFLNDFLNFTFTERIYANFVDYSNTNIKNQEHLFRNSHNFSLYTDLSKPYDNFYHTIYLGTNYFLPGAKSGKITENFVEIKNEPEQLNFSMFQYFYSALGRKKLYHSLTAKYYIKDGNFGGFDNTIEYFYNDIISFRNEAEYSGIDSRFDKIFSEALFDYGEWKVSLNHAYRIYEDEKYNFLGTKAQYDINANYQIFGGLWFDLGKDPQKWEVGYTYQRKCWNYSLMYRKDVSPKLTSGGISAKDQSGVYFMFNFYPLGGVAYDFSLEESEKAI; encoded by the coding sequence ATCTTGCGTAAGATATTTTTATCATTAGCTTGTATTGGAAGCTTGTATGCTTCAAAGGTTGATATTTATGCTTTAGATGTGATTAAAAACAAAAATATAATAAATGCCAAAAATAATGTTGTTGTTATATCGGATTTATATTTAATTACAGCAAGTGAAGCCAAATTCAATGAAACAACCAAAGATTTGGAGCTTTTTGGTGATGTGAATATTTTAAGAGGACAAAAAGAAAGAACACATTCTTCTTATACTAAAATTAATCTTAAAGATAATTCTACAAGTTTTAAAAATTTATTCTTTTCAAATAACGATCTTGAAGTGTGGATGCAGTGTCATCAGGCTAATTTAGATGATAAATTTATCATTACAGAAAAGTCTATTGTATCAAGTTGCAATGTGGAAAATCCAGATTGGGAAATTCGTTTTAATGAAGGAAAATTAAATAAAGAAAGTAATTTTTTACATCTTTATAATGCAAGATTGTATGTCAAAAATACACCGATAATGTATCTGCCTTATTTTGGTTTTAGTGTTGATACCAAAAGGAAGAGCGGATTGTTAATCCCAGAGATTGTTTTAAAACAAAGTGAGGGTTTGTATTACAATCAACCTATTTATTATGTTATTGATGATAATGCAGATATTCAATTTGAACCTCAAATTAGAACTAAAAGGGGTTATGGTTTATACTCTACATTAAGATTTATTGATTCTCCAAATTCTCAAGGTGAGATTAGTGGAGGTATTTTTGGTGAAAAATCAAGCTACAAAAGAGATGAAAATTTAAAAAACAAAGAACACTATGGTATTGAAATAAAATACTCAAGTGAAGCTCTTTTTAAAAGCCTTTTGAGTGATGAATTTCAAGAGGGGCTTTGGGTAGATGCTACTTACTTAAACGATGTAGATTATATGAATTTAAGTTCAAGAGCTAATACAGAAGCTTCGTTAGTAACTTCAAAGATTAATTATTTTTTATCAGATAATGATAATTATTATGGAGCCTATGCAAAATATTACATAGATACTTCCAAAATAAGCAATAAAGATACCATGCAAGAGTATCCGTCTTTTCAATATCATAGGTATTTAAACGGGTTTTTTGATAATTATATACAATATAGTTTAGATACTTCATTTCATAGATATTATAGACACACAGGTATTTATGCTAAGACACTAGATTTTGATTTACCTATAATGTATCACACTAGCTTTTTGAATGATTTTTTAAATTTTACATTTACAGAAAGAATTTATGCAAATTTTGTGGATTATTCCAATACTAATATAAAAAATCAAGAACATTTATTTAGAAATTCACATAATTTTTCACTATATACAGATCTTTCTAAACCTTATGATAATTTTTATCATACTATTTATTTAGGAACTAATTATTTTTTACCAGGCGCAAAATCGGGTAAAATAACTGAAAATTTTGTTGAAATTAAAAATGAGCCTGAGCAGCTGAATTTTTCAATGTTTCAGTATTTTTATAGTGCTTTGGGTAGAAAAAAACTATATCATAGTTTAACGGCAAAATATTATATTAAAGATGGAAATTTTGGTGGTTTTGATAATACTATAGAATATTTTTATAATGATATTATTAGTTTTAGAAATGAAGCTGAATATTCTGGTATTGATAGTCGTTTTGATAAGATTTTTAGTGAAGCTTTATTTGATTATGGGGAATGGAAAGTAAGTTTAAATCATGCATATAGAATATATGAAGATGAAAAATATAACTTTTTGGGAACTAAAGCCCAATATGATATAAATGCTAATTATCAAATTTTTGGTGGTTTGTGGTTTGATCTTGGTAAAGATCCACAAAAATGGGAAGTAGGTTATACTTATCAAAGAAAATGCTGGAATTATTCTTTAATGTATAGAAAAGATGTTTCACCTAAATTAACTAGTGGTGGTATTAGCGCTAAAGATCAAAGCGGGGTGTATTTTATGTTTAATTTTTATCCGCTAGGTGGCGTTGCTTATGATTTTTCATTGGAAGAAAGTGAAAAGGCTATATAA
- a CDS encoding phosphoribosyltransferase has protein sequence MIYFEDEKDALERLCEQLPINRLKDYIIITPSLKSIVFVDMFAKRLELSYDFLFTEQIKAPNNDECQIAMISETKELVYNEALVKAFDISLDYIYGEANRTYEEKILKNVYRYRKGNLLKDLKGKNILILHEGCESGITASSCIKSLLKEEVNSIIYATALMPTDVYDYISAFVDEVYCAEKIDHFVDIEFYFKNKTILQTHEILEILEESQYYLPLKK, from the coding sequence ATGATATATTTTGAAGATGAAAAAGATGCACTAGAAAGATTATGTGAGCAATTACCAATTAACAGGTTGAAAGATTATATTATCATTACACCTTCGTTAAAATCAATTGTTTTTGTAGATATGTTTGCAAAAAGATTGGAATTGTCTTATGATTTTTTATTTACAGAGCAAATAAAAGCTCCAAATAATGATGAATGTCAGATTGCTATGATTAGTGAAACCAAAGAATTGGTTTATAACGAAGCTTTGGTTAAAGCTTTTGATATAAGTTTGGATTATATCTATGGAGAAGCAAATAGAACATATGAAGAAAAAATTTTAAAAAATGTTTATCGCTATAGAAAAGGTAATCTTTTAAAAGATTTAAAAGGCAAAAATATTTTAATACTTCATGAAGGTTGTGAAAGTGGTATAACTGCTTCTTCTTGTATTAAAAGTTTGTTAAAAGAAGAGGTTAATAGTATTATATATGCTACAGCTTTAATGCCTACTGATGTGTATGATTATATTAGTGCTTTTGTAGATGAGGTTTATTGTGCTGAAAAAATCGATCATTTTGTAGATATTGAGTTTTATTTTAAAAATAAAACTATTCTACAAACTCATGAAATTTTAGAAATTTTAGAAGAAAGTCAATACTATCTTCCTTTAAAAAAGTAA
- a CDS encoding polyribonucleotide nucleotidyltransferase, protein MRHEININNHLEIFDTDKVAKQAAGAVLMQEKNAVVLATVAREDKMVEEDFLPLTVQYIEKAYAAGKIPGGYVKRETKPGDNETLSARIIDRSLRPLFPKGYAYPTQIVVMVLSADPEVDLQVMSLNAASVALYLSDIPIKAPVCGVRIGRINNEFILNPSNSELKNSSLDLYVAGVKDELLMIEMRALANKQNNIHHINELSEDDTLKALEFASNAILRGSNEYEKAFAAYRKNSNLEFKTESDNAEIIEYIKNSYMAKLKIAINQMAKSERASEILQIAREIEKETTAIQNEWSFENIEKALLECKRELIRSQIINENKRADGRGLKDVRKIDIETNILPNAHGSCLFTRGQTQALVVATLGGDSDAQMSDLLTEKNPICEKFMVNYNFPGFSVGEASPIKAPGRRELGHGNLAKRALHPSVDGEYAHTIRLVSEILESNGSSSMATVCGGALALRAAGVPSEKLIAGVAMGLIFENEKYAILTDIMGLEDHDGDMDFKVAGSLEGITALQMDIKLGGIEQHILKQALYQAKEAREYILSLMEEANNKIIVNTSILPKIEVFYIDANKIPDIIGQGGKTIKEIIEKFEVNIDLDREKGEVKISGLNQDLISQSKEYILNLIQSKPTKTKRDKKEMPKFEIGEEFVGKVQKVMDFGVFVELKEGVDGLLHNSKIKEKLELGSEVKVKVLEIKNGKVSLDLA, encoded by the coding sequence ATGCGACATGAGATAAATATTAACAATCATCTTGAAATTTTTGATACAGATAAGGTTGCTAAACAAGCAGCTGGTGCGGTTTTAATGCAGGAAAAAAATGCTGTTGTTTTAGCCACTGTGGCTAGAGAAGATAAAATGGTAGAGGAAGATTTTTTACCACTTACGGTTCAATATATAGAAAAAGCCTATGCAGCTGGAAAAATTCCAGGTGGCTATGTTAAAAGAGAAACTAAACCTGGTGATAATGAAACTTTAAGTGCTAGAATCATAGATAGAAGTTTAAGACCGCTTTTTCCAAAAGGCTACGCTTATCCTACACAAATTGTAGTTATGGTGCTTTCAGCAGATCCTGAAGTAGATTTACAAGTGATGAGTTTAAATGCAGCAAGTGTTGCTTTGTATTTGAGTGATATTCCTATCAAGGCACCAGTTTGTGGTGTGAGAATAGGGCGTATTAATAATGAGTTTATTTTAAATCCTAGTAATAGTGAATTAAAAAATAGCTCGCTAGATCTGTATGTAGCAGGCGTTAAAGATGAGCTTTTGATGATAGAAATGAGAGCTTTGGCCAATAAACAAAATAATATCCATCATATAAATGAATTAAGCGAAGATGATACCTTAAAGGCTTTGGAATTTGCAAGTAATGCGATATTAAGAGGTTCGAATGAATACGAAAAAGCATTTGCAGCTTATAGAAAAAATTCTAATCTTGAATTTAAAACAGAGTCAGATAATGCTGAAATAATTGAATATATAAAAAATTCTTATATGGCAAAACTTAAAATTGCTATAAATCAAATGGCAAAAAGTGAAAGAGCTAGTGAAATTTTACAAATCGCAAGAGAAATAGAAAAAGAAACCACAGCTATTCAAAATGAATGGTCTTTTGAGAATATAGAAAAAGCTTTACTTGAGTGTAAAAGAGAGTTAATTAGAAGTCAGATTATCAACGAAAATAAAAGGGCTGATGGTAGAGGCTTGAAAGATGTTAGAAAAATTGACATTGAGACCAATATCCTACCAAATGCACATGGCTCTTGTCTTTTTACTAGAGGACAAACTCAAGCTTTGGTTGTTGCTACTTTGGGTGGAGATAGTGATGCTCAAATGTCAGATTTGCTAACAGAAAAAAATCCAATATGTGAAAAATTTATGGTAAATTACAATTTTCCAGGTTTTTCTGTAGGGGAGGCTAGCCCTATTAAAGCTCCAGGTAGAAGGGAATTAGGGCATGGAAATTTAGCAAAAAGAGCTTTGCATCCTAGCGTGGATGGTGAGTATGCTCACACCATACGCTTAGTTTCTGAAATTTTAGAAAGTAATGGTTCAAGTTCTATGGCTACTGTGTGTGGTGGTGCATTAGCACTAAGAGCTGCTGGGGTTCCTAGTGAAAAATTAATAGCAGGTGTGGCAATGGGGCTTATTTTTGAGAATGAAAAATATGCTATTTTAACTGATATTATGGGACTTGAAGATCATGATGGGGATATGGATTTTAAAGTTGCTGGAAGTTTAGAAGGAATTACAGCTTTGCAAATGGATATTAAACTTGGTGGTATAGAACAACATATCTTAAAACAAGCATTATATCAAGCTAAAGAAGCAAGAGAATATATTCTATCTTTAATGGAAGAGGCAAATAATAAGATTATTGTTAATACTTCCATTTTACCAAAGATTGAGGTATTTTATATTGATGCTAACAAAATTCCTGATATTATAGGTCAAGGTGGCAAGACTATAAAAGAAATTATAGAAAAATTTGAGGTTAATATAGACTTAGATAGAGAAAAAGGTGAAGTAAAAATATCTGGTTTAAATCAAGACTTAATTAGTCAAAGTAAAGAATATATCTTAAATTTAATACAATCAAAACCAACAAAAACAAAACGCGATAAAAAAGAAATGCCTAAATTTGAAATAGGTGAAGAATTTGTAGGGAAAGTTCAAAAAGTTATGGATTTTGGAGTATTTGTTGAGCTTAAAGAGGGTGTAGATGGTTTATTACATAATTCTAAAATAAAAGAAAAGTTAGAATTAGGCAGTGAGGTAAAAGTTAAAGTTTTAGAAATAAAAAATGGAAAAGTTTCGTTAGATTTAGCATAA
- a CDS encoding bacteriohemerythrin produces the protein MIKWANEYSVHNKIIDDQHKALFEIAKKAYLIAENHASISEIKSVLSELFDYIKTHFKDEEAYMEKIAYPDLAHHKKIHQEITNSLITLVKNIKTINGFKEQLNVITEKWLLEHILKEDMKYYKYEKQKLKEKQGYSFEEDTLTIETSTNPPPPKYVIYICGCINEKHKIPHSLHLQILNGAKYNCKICKKIIRPQ, from the coding sequence ATGATTAAATGGGCAAATGAGTATAGTGTTCATAATAAAATTATAGACGATCAGCACAAAGCTTTATTTGAGATTGCAAAAAAAGCTTATCTTATAGCTGAAAACCACGCGAGTATAAGTGAAATAAAATCTGTCTTGAGTGAGCTTTTTGATTATATAAAAACGCATTTTAAAGACGAAGAAGCTTATATGGAAAAAATTGCTTATCCAGATTTAGCACACCACAAAAAAATTCATCAAGAAATCACTAACTCTTTAATCACTTTGGTAAAAAATATCAAAACAATAAATGGATTTAAAGAACAACTAAATGTTATTACTGAAAAATGGCTTTTGGAGCATATTTTAAAAGAAGATATGAAATATTATAAATACGAAAAACAAAAATTAAAAGAAAAACAAGGATATAGTTTTGAAGAAGATACTTTAACCATAGAGACAAGTACTAACCCCCCCCCTCCTAAATATGTCATTTATATTTGTGGTTGCATAAATGAAAAGCATAAAATCCCACATAGTTTGCATCTTCAGATTTTAAATGGTGCAAAATATAATTGTAAAATATGTAAAAAAATCATCCGACCACAATAA
- a CDS encoding bacteriohemerythrin — MEAFPVWSDKYSVKNAEIDLQHKTLFILAEKTAKLLNRHIYKAEIKELLGEFFDYMKTHFKDEEAYMHSINYPYIIEHKAMHKKIIKDMSALLGDCSSTNDLKEKLYKIVSVWLLEHIVEHDMRINKFKQSQEKQIVEEKEKEETFEYICGCKDMIHKLDYGLHIKIKYLNIAYKCKKCFKELTFNHIEEKTD, encoded by the coding sequence ATGGAAGCTTTTCCTGTTTGGAGTGATAAATATAGTGTAAAAAATGCTGAAATAGATTTACAGCATAAGACTCTTTTTATTTTGGCTGAAAAAACTGCTAAACTTTTAAATAGGCATATATATAAAGCAGAAATAAAAGAATTATTGGGTGAATTTTTTGATTATATGAAAACTCACTTTAAAGACGAAGAAGCTTATATGCATTCTATTAACTATCCTTATATTATAGAACATAAAGCTATGCATAAAAAGATTATTAAAGATATGAGTGCATTATTAGGCGATTGTTCTAGTACAAATGATTTAAAAGAAAAACTTTATAAAATAGTATCTGTTTGGCTTTTAGAACATATAGTAGAGCATGATATGAGAATTAATAAATTTAAACAAAGTCAAGAAAAACAGATTGTAGAAGAAAAAGAAAAAGAAGAGACATTCGAATATATATGCGGTTGCAAAGATATGATACATAAACTTGATTATGGTTTACATATAAAAATTAAATATTTAAATATAGCATATAAATGTAAAAAATGTTTTAAAGAATTAACTTTTAATCATATAGAAGAAAAAACAGACTGA